The following coding sequences lie in one Glycine soja cultivar W05 chromosome 16, ASM419377v2, whole genome shotgun sequence genomic window:
- the LOC114391264 gene encoding uncharacterized protein LOC114391264 isoform X1, whose protein sequence is MIELFLSEPNWNDVVNDDDSTRSRISILNDLETVIWSTVGRSEARLWLCNTVAGLNCVTSLDQRDLFRNLLRTSGVKRDLASQLLHLMFDTAPHKPGSVLARRSHVLNKFFQGNPKRVLQWFSCSSSGGGLEQGKGFRALSQFAFKNRDICWEELEWKGKHGQSPAVVATKPHYFLDLDVLQTVENFLENVPEFWSSEEFAESVKDGDIFFVDRSFFVRYFINLMYKEEFRDVWDVVNEFLMQQAFSSLCGRLLITLEDQDLCHFVESLCKSLGPKLELKHFNDVSNLFVIVLFKCGSYGSIDQLLLFNAVMTQGRQLLRLLRDEEAWETQEKINEIVSKMSAIPNNPNSLTPIFKSKYKMKIIEVIKYLGLLSWLLYYRLSKECQTPESWESVFMNNQIGFRNSNKHALSDEDGPSEEDCSVRVKGRRKKKARKKRRTYDRHDDGDDELLDYDSASQKLVFPSNTRSWLLSTDGYSSAWSSVDLPEYLHRHCLSRWMTWLFEK, encoded by the exons atgatCGAGCTGTTCCTGTCGGAGCCGAATTGGAACGACGTCGTAAACGACGACGATTCAACTCGTTCGAGAATCTCCATTCTCAACGACTTGGAAACCGTTATTTGGTCCACGGTGGGTCGCTCCGAGGCGCGGTTGTGGCTCTGCAACACTGTCGCGGGATTGAACTGCGTAACTTCCCTCGATCAGCGTGACCTGTTTCGGAATTTGCTCAGAACCAGTGGGGTGAAGCGGGATTTGGCCTCTCAGCTCCTGCATTTGATGTTCGACACGGCGCCGCACAAACCAGGTTCCGTTTTGGCGAGGAGGAGTCACGTgctcaataaattttttcaag GTAATCCTAAGCGTGTATTGCAGTGGTTTTCCTGCTCTTCCTCTGGAGGTGGACTAGAGCAGGGGAAAGGTTTCAGGGCACTGTCCCAATTTGCGTTTAAAAATAGGGATATTTGTTGGGAGGAGCTGGAGTGGAAAGGAAAGCATGGACAGTCACCAGCAGTGGTTGCTACAAAGCCCCACTATTTTCTTGATTTGGACGTCCTGCAAACGGTGGAAAATTTTCTCGAAAATGTGCCTGAATTTTGGTCATCTGAAGAGTTTGCTGAGTCAGTCAAGGATGGCGATATTTTTTTCGTTGATAGGTCATTCTTTGTGcgttatttcattaatttaatgtataaaGAGGAATTCAGAGATGTATGGGATGTTGTAAACGAATTCCTCATGCAGCAGGCCTTTTCCTCTTTGTGTGGGCGTCTTCTTATTACTCTTGAAGACCAGGACTTATGCCACTTTGTGGAATCGCTTTGTAAATCTCTCGGCCCAAAATTGGAACTTAAACATTTCAATGATGTCTCTAATTTGTTTGTGATTGTACTTTTTAAGTGTGGTTCTTATGGATCTATTGACCAGTTACTGCTGTTTAATGCTGTGATGACTCAGGGGAGGCAGCTTCTTCGCCTTTTACGTGATGAAGAGGCTTGGGAGACACAAGAAAAAATCAATGAAATTGTGTCAAAGATGTCTGCAATCCCAAACAATCCTAATAGCTTGACCCCAATCTTCAAGAGCAAATATAAGATGAAAATTATAGAAGTGATAAAGTATTTGGGACTTCTGTCATGGCTTCTTTACTATAGACTGTCAAAAGAATGCCAGACCCCTGAGTCCTGGGAGTCTGTATTTATGAATAATCAAATTGGTTTCCGTAACTCTAATAAACATGCATTGTCAGATGAGGATGGTCCATCAGAAGAAGATTGTTCAGTTAGAGTAAAAggtaggagaaaaaaaaaggctagAAAGAAGAGGAGGACCTATGACCGCCATGATGATGGTGATGACGAGCTACTAGATTATGATTCTGCAAGCCAGAAGTTGGTTTTTCCGTCAAATACTAGAAGTTGGTTGCTTTCAACTGATGGGTACTCTTCAGCTTGGAGCAGT GTAGATTTACCTGAGTACCTTCATAGACATTGCTTGTCTAGATGGATGACATGGCTTTTTGAAAAATGA
- the LOC114391264 gene encoding uncharacterized protein LOC114391264 isoform X2 — protein sequence MIELFLSEPNWNDVVNDDDSTRSRISILNDLETVIWSTVGRSEARLWLCNTVAGLNCVTSLDQRDLFRNLLRTSGVKRDLASQLLHLMFDTAPHKPGSVLARRSHVLNKFFQGNPKRVLQWFSCSSSGGGLEQGKGFRALSQFAFKNRDICWEELEWKGKHGQSPAVVATKPHYFLDLDVLQTVENFLENVPEFWSSEEFAESVKDGDIFFVDRSFFVRYFINLMYKEEFRDVWDVVNEFLMQQAFSSLCGRLLITLEDQDLCHFVESLCKSLGPKLELKHFNDVSNLFVIVLFKCGSYGSIDQLLLFNAVMTQGRQLLRLLRDEEAWETQEKINEIVSKMSAIPNNPNSLTPIFKSKYKMKIIEVIKYLGLLSWLLYYRLSKECQTPESWESVFMNNQIGFRNSNKHALSDEDGPSEEDCSVRVKGRRKKKARKKRRTYDRHDDGDDELLDYDSASQKLVFPSNTRSWLLSTDGYSSAWSSIYLSTFIDIACLDG from the exons atgatCGAGCTGTTCCTGTCGGAGCCGAATTGGAACGACGTCGTAAACGACGACGATTCAACTCGTTCGAGAATCTCCATTCTCAACGACTTGGAAACCGTTATTTGGTCCACGGTGGGTCGCTCCGAGGCGCGGTTGTGGCTCTGCAACACTGTCGCGGGATTGAACTGCGTAACTTCCCTCGATCAGCGTGACCTGTTTCGGAATTTGCTCAGAACCAGTGGGGTGAAGCGGGATTTGGCCTCTCAGCTCCTGCATTTGATGTTCGACACGGCGCCGCACAAACCAGGTTCCGTTTTGGCGAGGAGGAGTCACGTgctcaataaattttttcaag GTAATCCTAAGCGTGTATTGCAGTGGTTTTCCTGCTCTTCCTCTGGAGGTGGACTAGAGCAGGGGAAAGGTTTCAGGGCACTGTCCCAATTTGCGTTTAAAAATAGGGATATTTGTTGGGAGGAGCTGGAGTGGAAAGGAAAGCATGGACAGTCACCAGCAGTGGTTGCTACAAAGCCCCACTATTTTCTTGATTTGGACGTCCTGCAAACGGTGGAAAATTTTCTCGAAAATGTGCCTGAATTTTGGTCATCTGAAGAGTTTGCTGAGTCAGTCAAGGATGGCGATATTTTTTTCGTTGATAGGTCATTCTTTGTGcgttatttcattaatttaatgtataaaGAGGAATTCAGAGATGTATGGGATGTTGTAAACGAATTCCTCATGCAGCAGGCCTTTTCCTCTTTGTGTGGGCGTCTTCTTATTACTCTTGAAGACCAGGACTTATGCCACTTTGTGGAATCGCTTTGTAAATCTCTCGGCCCAAAATTGGAACTTAAACATTTCAATGATGTCTCTAATTTGTTTGTGATTGTACTTTTTAAGTGTGGTTCTTATGGATCTATTGACCAGTTACTGCTGTTTAATGCTGTGATGACTCAGGGGAGGCAGCTTCTTCGCCTTTTACGTGATGAAGAGGCTTGGGAGACACAAGAAAAAATCAATGAAATTGTGTCAAAGATGTCTGCAATCCCAAACAATCCTAATAGCTTGACCCCAATCTTCAAGAGCAAATATAAGATGAAAATTATAGAAGTGATAAAGTATTTGGGACTTCTGTCATGGCTTCTTTACTATAGACTGTCAAAAGAATGCCAGACCCCTGAGTCCTGGGAGTCTGTATTTATGAATAATCAAATTGGTTTCCGTAACTCTAATAAACATGCATTGTCAGATGAGGATGGTCCATCAGAAGAAGATTGTTCAGTTAGAGTAAAAggtaggagaaaaaaaaaggctagAAAGAAGAGGAGGACCTATGACCGCCATGATGATGGTGATGACGAGCTACTAGATTATGATTCTGCAAGCCAGAAGTTGGTTTTTCCGTCAAATACTAGAAGTTGGTTGCTTTCAACTGATGGGTACTCTTCAGCTTGGAGCAGT ATTTACCTGAGTACCTTCATAGACATTGCTTGTCTAGATGGATGA
- the LOC114391264 gene encoding uncharacterized protein LOC114391264 isoform X3, producing MIELFLSEPNWNDVVNDDDSTRSRISILNDLETVIWSTVGRSEARLWLCNTVAGLNCVTSLDQRDLFRNLLRTSGVKRDLASQLLHLMFDTAPHKPGSVLARRSHVLNKFFQGNPKRVLQWFSCSSSGGGLEQGKGFRALSQFAFKNRDICWEELEWKGKHGQSPAVVATKPHYFLDLDVLQTVENFLENVPEFWSSEEFAESVKDGDIFFVDRSFFVRYFINLMYKEEFRDVWDVVNEFLMQQAFSSLCGRLLITLEDQDLCHFVESLCKSLGPKLELKHFNDVSNLFVIVLFKCGSYGSIDQLLLFNAVMTQGRQLLRLLRDEEAWETQEKINEIVSKMSAIPNNPNSLTPIFKSKYKMKIIEVIKYLGLLSWLLYYRLSKECQTPESWESVFMNNQIGFRNSNKHALSDEDGPSEEDCSVRVKGRRKKKARKKRRTYDRHDDGDDELLDYDSASQKLVFPSNTRSWLLSTDGYSSAWSSLLLFLGRFT from the exons atgatCGAGCTGTTCCTGTCGGAGCCGAATTGGAACGACGTCGTAAACGACGACGATTCAACTCGTTCGAGAATCTCCATTCTCAACGACTTGGAAACCGTTATTTGGTCCACGGTGGGTCGCTCCGAGGCGCGGTTGTGGCTCTGCAACACTGTCGCGGGATTGAACTGCGTAACTTCCCTCGATCAGCGTGACCTGTTTCGGAATTTGCTCAGAACCAGTGGGGTGAAGCGGGATTTGGCCTCTCAGCTCCTGCATTTGATGTTCGACACGGCGCCGCACAAACCAGGTTCCGTTTTGGCGAGGAGGAGTCACGTgctcaataaattttttcaag GTAATCCTAAGCGTGTATTGCAGTGGTTTTCCTGCTCTTCCTCTGGAGGTGGACTAGAGCAGGGGAAAGGTTTCAGGGCACTGTCCCAATTTGCGTTTAAAAATAGGGATATTTGTTGGGAGGAGCTGGAGTGGAAAGGAAAGCATGGACAGTCACCAGCAGTGGTTGCTACAAAGCCCCACTATTTTCTTGATTTGGACGTCCTGCAAACGGTGGAAAATTTTCTCGAAAATGTGCCTGAATTTTGGTCATCTGAAGAGTTTGCTGAGTCAGTCAAGGATGGCGATATTTTTTTCGTTGATAGGTCATTCTTTGTGcgttatttcattaatttaatgtataaaGAGGAATTCAGAGATGTATGGGATGTTGTAAACGAATTCCTCATGCAGCAGGCCTTTTCCTCTTTGTGTGGGCGTCTTCTTATTACTCTTGAAGACCAGGACTTATGCCACTTTGTGGAATCGCTTTGTAAATCTCTCGGCCCAAAATTGGAACTTAAACATTTCAATGATGTCTCTAATTTGTTTGTGATTGTACTTTTTAAGTGTGGTTCTTATGGATCTATTGACCAGTTACTGCTGTTTAATGCTGTGATGACTCAGGGGAGGCAGCTTCTTCGCCTTTTACGTGATGAAGAGGCTTGGGAGACACAAGAAAAAATCAATGAAATTGTGTCAAAGATGTCTGCAATCCCAAACAATCCTAATAGCTTGACCCCAATCTTCAAGAGCAAATATAAGATGAAAATTATAGAAGTGATAAAGTATTTGGGACTTCTGTCATGGCTTCTTTACTATAGACTGTCAAAAGAATGCCAGACCCCTGAGTCCTGGGAGTCTGTATTTATGAATAATCAAATTGGTTTCCGTAACTCTAATAAACATGCATTGTCAGATGAGGATGGTCCATCAGAAGAAGATTGTTCAGTTAGAGTAAAAggtaggagaaaaaaaaaggctagAAAGAAGAGGAGGACCTATGACCGCCATGATGATGGTGATGACGAGCTACTAGATTATGATTCTGCAAGCCAGAAGTTGGTTTTTCCGTCAAATACTAGAAGTTGGTTGCTTTCAACTGATGGGTACTCTTCAGCTTGGAGCAGT TTACTTCTTTTTCTAGGTAGATTTACCTGA